A DNA window from Amycolatopsis sp. DSM 110486 contains the following coding sequences:
- a CDS encoding VOC family protein, whose product MGATIKYQGVSHLALVCDDMARTVEFYENVMDMPLVKSMEMPGVGQHFFFDIGNGDALAFFCYDDALVRPAAPGIAAPGTNTDVSANGSMHHIAFRIEPDEVEACCERFAKLGVDYQFKAHNKGSDGQDLSDVDDEDTFCASIYLWDPDGIRLELCAWLPSWYELGNDVAPMSRKVPVA is encoded by the coding sequence GTGGGAGCAACGATCAAGTACCAGGGCGTGAGCCATCTGGCTCTGGTGTGCGACGACATGGCCCGGACAGTCGAGTTCTACGAGAACGTGATGGACATGCCGCTCGTGAAATCGATGGAGATGCCGGGCGTGGGCCAGCACTTCTTCTTCGACATCGGCAACGGCGACGCGCTCGCCTTCTTCTGCTACGACGACGCACTGGTCCGGCCCGCCGCGCCGGGCATCGCGGCGCCGGGGACGAATACGGACGTGTCGGCCAACGGCTCGATGCACCACATCGCATTCCGCATCGAGCCGGACGAGGTCGAGGCTTGCTGCGAGCGGTTCGCGAAGCTGGGCGTGGACTACCAGTTCAAGGCGCACAACAAGGGCTCCGACGGCCAGGACCTGTCCGATGTGGACGACGAGGACACGTTCTGCGCCTCGATCTACCTGTGGGACCCGGACGGGATCCGCCTCGAGCTGTGCGCGTGGCTGCCCTCGTGGTACGAGCTCGGCAACGACGTGGCCCCGATGTCGCGGAAGGTTCCCGTGGCGTAA
- a CDS encoding AAA family ATPase — protein MVLFGRDAELATLTRLVHAGVGALVVRGEAGIGKTALLDEAVHAAGDVRVLRHAGLEAERDIPYAALHVLLRDVELDALPPAQASALRTALGQGEDGPPDRFLVGLAVLGLLGRAGPVVLVVDDLQWLDRPSAEALLFAARRLTDECVVMVFATRDDDAPGIPELVLPRLDPAAATEVVRARAAGLSRHEHDRVRAEAAGNPLALLEFANPTSGSRAEWEFARRVAALPAPAQTIVRLAAADGTGDLATVLAAAARRGATAADLTAAEHAGLLRTTGDRLEFTHPLIRPAAYTRAPLALKHEAHQALVDVLDPRTDPDRHARHRAAVAVGPDDDVARALDETATRALRRGAPADAATAYERAAQLSSDREGKGERLAAAAGAAANAGHRARAAELATRAAPLLAEPVPLARLALLEATLAEDDHAHDPRVLLAAADSVAAADPQLAGELMLSVVRTAWEARDAGTVEQAVAAASDLPDHVLAIARLVQGYFGADIAPRRAIDALRQTTGSLSTPRALVTAARWCLVLSDTTLAQSLAATAERTAHAGGQLDTLAGALVVLGRARWRQGHPAQAAAAVAEGLRLAGESGQASIVGDLAGVRAILAAVRGDEAGVADAIAAIPAGVHERGPMIAATRGLLDLGLGRFDAAADRLAGLTAERDLPDGPRWLPDLVEAATRCGRDAEARAAADRFARWAEIVDQSWAHAVARRCAALTGDETAARFAEAEAIHTADGTMPFERARTALLHGEWLRRNQHRAAARTHLRTAVDLFEELGATPWAERARSELRATGETPHTAPSDAAAVLTSQELRVVRLAARGLSNRDIGAQLFLSPRTVGYHLYKSFPKLGVTTRAQLARLDLPSPESD, from the coding sequence ATGGTCCTCTTCGGACGCGACGCCGAGCTCGCCACGCTGACGCGCCTGGTGCACGCCGGCGTCGGCGCGCTCGTGGTCCGCGGCGAAGCGGGGATCGGGAAAACCGCGCTCCTGGACGAAGCCGTCCACGCGGCCGGTGACGTGCGGGTGCTGCGCCACGCGGGGCTCGAAGCGGAGCGGGACATTCCCTACGCCGCGTTGCACGTCCTGCTCCGCGACGTCGAACTCGACGCGTTGCCGCCGGCGCAGGCGTCCGCGCTGCGCACTGCCCTGGGCCAGGGTGAAGACGGCCCGCCGGACCGGTTCCTCGTCGGCCTCGCCGTGCTGGGCCTGCTCGGGCGGGCCGGGCCGGTCGTGCTCGTCGTCGACGACCTGCAGTGGCTCGACCGCCCGTCGGCCGAGGCGCTGCTGTTCGCCGCCCGGCGGCTGACGGACGAGTGCGTGGTGATGGTGTTCGCCACGCGCGACGACGACGCGCCGGGCATCCCGGAGCTCGTCCTGCCGCGGCTCGATCCGGCCGCCGCGACCGAGGTTGTCCGCGCCCGCGCGGCCGGTCTTTCCCGGCACGAGCACGACCGTGTCCGGGCGGAAGCGGCGGGAAATCCCTTGGCCCTGCTGGAGTTCGCGAACCCGACGTCGGGAAGCCGGGCCGAGTGGGAGTTCGCCCGCCGGGTCGCGGCGCTGCCGGCACCCGCGCAGACGATCGTCCGGCTCGCCGCCGCCGACGGCACCGGTGACCTCGCCACCGTCCTGGCCGCCGCGGCCCGGCGCGGCGCCACTGCCGCCGACCTCACCGCGGCCGAGCACGCCGGCCTGCTGCGGACGACGGGCGACCGCCTCGAGTTCACCCACCCCCTCATCCGGCCGGCCGCCTACACGCGAGCTCCGCTGGCGCTCAAGCACGAAGCCCACCAAGCGCTCGTCGACGTGCTCGACCCGCGGACCGATCCCGACCGCCACGCCCGCCACCGCGCGGCCGTCGCCGTCGGCCCCGACGACGACGTGGCCAGGGCCCTCGACGAAACCGCGACCCGGGCGTTGCGCCGCGGCGCACCCGCGGACGCGGCCACGGCCTACGAACGCGCCGCGCAGCTCAGCAGCGACCGCGAAGGCAAGGGCGAGCGGCTCGCGGCCGCCGCCGGTGCCGCGGCGAACGCCGGCCACCGCGCACGCGCCGCCGAACTGGCCACCCGTGCCGCGCCGTTGCTGGCCGAACCGGTTCCACTGGCGCGGCTGGCGCTGCTCGAAGCCACGCTGGCCGAGGACGACCACGCTCACGACCCGCGGGTGTTGCTCGCCGCGGCGGACTCCGTCGCCGCCGCTGACCCGCAGCTGGCGGGCGAGCTGATGCTGTCGGTCGTGCGGACCGCGTGGGAAGCGCGCGACGCGGGGACGGTCGAGCAGGCCGTCGCGGCCGCCAGCGACCTGCCCGACCACGTGCTCGCGATCGCCCGCCTGGTCCAGGGCTACTTCGGCGCCGACATCGCCCCGCGCCGGGCGATCGACGCGCTCCGGCAGACGACCGGCAGCCTCTCGACGCCCCGCGCCCTGGTCACCGCCGCCCGCTGGTGCCTGGTGCTCAGCGACACGACGCTCGCGCAGTCCCTGGCCGCGACGGCCGAACGAACCGCCCACGCCGGCGGCCAGCTCGACACCCTCGCCGGCGCGCTCGTCGTCCTCGGCCGGGCTCGCTGGCGGCAGGGACACCCGGCGCAAGCGGCCGCCGCGGTGGCCGAAGGCCTGCGCCTGGCCGGGGAGTCCGGTCAAGCCTCGATCGTCGGCGATCTCGCCGGCGTCCGCGCGATCCTCGCCGCCGTCAGGGGCGACGAAGCCGGGGTCGCCGACGCGATCGCCGCGATCCCCGCCGGTGTGCACGAGCGCGGTCCGATGATCGCCGCCACTCGCGGCCTGCTCGACCTCGGCCTCGGCCGGTTCGACGCGGCGGCCGACCGGCTGGCCGGCCTCACGGCCGAACGTGACCTGCCCGACGGGCCCCGCTGGCTGCCCGACCTGGTCGAAGCCGCGACGCGCTGCGGGCGCGATGCCGAAGCGCGCGCGGCGGCCGACCGGTTCGCGCGGTGGGCCGAGATCGTCGACCAGAGCTGGGCCCACGCCGTCGCCCGACGGTGCGCGGCCCTCACCGGGGACGAGACCGCGGCCCGGTTCGCCGAGGCCGAGGCCATCCACACGGCCGACGGCACCATGCCGTTCGAACGCGCCCGCACTGCGCTGTTGCACGGCGAATGGCTGCGGCGCAACCAGCACCGGGCCGCCGCGCGCACCCACCTGCGCACGGCGGTCGACCTCTTCGAGGAGCTGGGCGCGACGCCGTGGGCCGAGCGTGCCCGCAGCGAACTGCGTGCCACGGGCGAAACCCCGCACACCGCGCCGTCCGACGCCGCTGCGGTGCTGACGTCACAGGAACTGCGGGTCGTGCGCCTCGCCGCGCGGGGACTGTCCAACCGGGACATCGGCGCGCAGCTGTTCCTCAGTCCGCGCACCGTGGGCTATCACCTGTACAAATCGTTCCCGAAGCTCGGCGTCACGACCCGTGCCCAGCTCGCCCGCCTCGATCTGCCGTCGCCCGAATCGGACTGA
- a CDS encoding polysaccharide deacetylase family protein — protein sequence MGVTTWGPEGKLAAVSITFDNLGEAADLGRGRWPAGAPLGEHPSVRENLPKVLAVLGETRATFFVESFNATVYPDALRTIAKDHELACHAYQHEAWGELPEDDQRALITQSMALFQETDVPVRGFRPPGGGLTAGSLAILRDAGIEFVSPAGGPAGLVDGVALLPFRWDTIDGTYHFPALRRPPSTVVLGPDEMLAAYRTVAQETVDARGYVSFIFHPLWLDTPERLDTLARLVEQLRADDRLWLAPCGEVADYLRATTPR from the coding sequence ATGGGTGTGACCACGTGGGGCCCCGAAGGAAAACTCGCGGCCGTGAGCATCACGTTCGACAATCTCGGCGAGGCCGCCGACCTGGGCCGGGGCCGGTGGCCTGCCGGCGCGCCGCTGGGCGAGCACCCCAGTGTGCGCGAGAACCTACCGAAGGTGCTGGCGGTCCTGGGCGAGACGCGCGCGACCTTCTTCGTCGAATCCTTCAACGCGACCGTCTACCCCGACGCCCTGCGCACCATCGCGAAAGACCACGAGCTCGCCTGCCACGCCTACCAGCACGAAGCGTGGGGCGAGCTGCCGGAGGACGACCAGCGCGCGCTCATCACCCAGTCGATGGCCCTGTTCCAGGAGACCGACGTGCCCGTCCGCGGTTTCCGGCCCCCGGGCGGCGGTCTGACCGCCGGCTCGCTGGCCATCCTGCGCGACGCGGGAATCGAGTTCGTCTCGCCGGCCGGCGGGCCGGCAGGTCTCGTCGACGGCGTGGCGCTGCTGCCGTTCCGCTGGGACACCATCGACGGGACCTACCACTTCCCCGCCCTGCGCCGCCCACCGTCCACTGTGGTGCTCGGCCCCGACGAGATGCTGGCCGCCTACCGGACCGTCGCCCAGGAAACGGTCGACGCGCGCGGCTACGTGAGTTTCATCTTCCACCCCCTGTGGCTCGACACGCCCGAGCGGCTCGACACGCTCGCCCGGCTAGTGGAGCAGCTGCGTGCGGACGACCGGCTCTGGCTCGCGCCGTGCGGCGAGGTCGCCGACTACCTCAGGGCTACCACCCCGCGATGA
- a CDS encoding NADPH-dependent FMN reductase codes for MDGENPLRLAVVIGSVREGRFGPTAANWFLEQVAPRTDLDVDVLDLADACLPDRLGTSPVPSEVAAVGPRLEAADAFVIVTPEYNHSFPASLKTLIDWHHDEWQRKPVAFVSYGGFCGGLRAVEALRLVFAGLHAATLRDVVSFHGIPASFDAAGRPVDAAAKAAAAKTLLDELTWWARALRDARAARALG; via the coding sequence GTGGACGGCGAGAACCCCTTGCGCCTGGCGGTCGTCATCGGCAGCGTCCGGGAAGGCCGCTTCGGCCCGACCGCGGCGAACTGGTTCCTCGAGCAGGTCGCGCCCAGGACCGACCTGGACGTCGACGTGCTCGACCTCGCCGACGCGTGCCTGCCCGATCGGCTCGGCACCTCCCCAGTGCCGTCCGAGGTGGCGGCCGTCGGCCCTCGCCTGGAGGCCGCCGACGCGTTCGTGATCGTGACGCCGGAGTACAACCACAGCTTCCCGGCTTCGCTCAAGACGCTCATCGACTGGCACCACGACGAATGGCAGCGCAAGCCGGTCGCTTTTGTCTCGTACGGCGGGTTCTGCGGCGGCCTGCGCGCGGTGGAGGCCTTGCGCCTGGTCTTCGCCGGCCTGCACGCCGCGACCTTGCGCGACGTCGTCAGCTTCCACGGCATCCCGGCCTCGTTCGACGCGGCCGGCCGGCCGGTGGACGCCGCAGCGAAGGCGGCGGCCGCGAAAACCCTCCTCGACGAGCTGACCTGGTGGGCCCGGGCGCTGCGGGACGCGAGGGCGGCGCGTGCGCTGGGTTGA
- a CDS encoding fumarylacetoacetate hydrolase family protein, translated as MRITRFEDARGTGIGALTDGGLRRLPWPRLDDLFAEPDPAAAVRAVDVRGLEPVGEHRLLAPTAQRCQLIATGGNYDDHVAEGGRTVTEPVFFPALWSSILGPGGEIVKPAEDTFLDYEVEFAVVIGKRVSKLTPETAMDAVFGYTVTNDVSAREVMAGNKLQIMLAKCLDTFWPVGPHLVTADEVPDPGRLKVTSSLNGQLRQSGSTSQLIFDVPTLLSKLTASITLHPGDIVTTGTPGGVGYFRTPPESMRPGDVITVEVEGVGALTNRVIAGW; from the coding sequence ATGCGGATCACCCGGTTCGAGGACGCGCGCGGAACGGGTATCGGGGCGCTGACCGACGGCGGGCTGCGCCGCCTGCCGTGGCCACGCCTCGACGACCTGTTCGCGGAGCCGGACCCGGCGGCGGCCGTGCGGGCCGTCGACGTGCGCGGGCTCGAACCCGTCGGCGAGCACCGGCTGCTGGCGCCGACCGCGCAGCGCTGCCAGCTGATCGCGACCGGTGGCAACTACGACGACCACGTGGCCGAGGGCGGCCGGACGGTCACGGAACCCGTGTTCTTCCCCGCGTTGTGGAGCTCCATCCTCGGTCCGGGCGGCGAGATCGTGAAGCCCGCCGAGGACACGTTCCTCGACTACGAGGTGGAGTTCGCCGTGGTGATCGGCAAGCGGGTTTCGAAGCTGACGCCCGAAACCGCGATGGACGCGGTGTTCGGCTACACCGTCACCAACGACGTCAGCGCCCGCGAAGTCATGGCGGGCAACAAACTGCAGATCATGCTCGCCAAGTGCCTCGACACCTTCTGGCCGGTCGGCCCGCACCTCGTGACCGCGGACGAGGTGCCCGACCCGGGCCGGCTGAAGGTGACTTCTTCACTGAACGGACAGCTGCGCCAGTCGGGCAGCACCAGCCAGCTGATCTTCGACGTGCCCACGCTGCTGAGCAAGCTCACCGCGTCGATCACGCTGCACCCCGGCGACATCGTGACCACGGGCACGCCGGGCGGGGTCGGCTACTTCCGGACCCCGCCCGAGTCGATGCGGCCCGGCGACGTGATCACCGTCGAGGTCGAGGGCGTCGGGGCGCTGACCAACCGCGTCATCGCGGGGTGGTAG
- a CDS encoding carboxymuconolactone decarboxylase family protein, protein MSRIPRIAAAALTDDQRSLYESITAGPRARNPFGIVDPDGTLAGPFNAMLLTPPVGDALQRLGAALRHGGELSDRARELAILMVAASRESGYEQFAHEHVGRQLGLTDDEITALREGREPELADPEERAIVATTRRLVDNGKLTDEDYADAVSKLGAAKLFELSTVVGYYQLIAMQLHVFGVERPQ, encoded by the coding sequence ATGAGCCGGATTCCCCGCATCGCCGCCGCCGCGTTGACCGATGACCAGCGGAGCCTGTACGAGTCGATCACGGCGGGGCCGCGCGCACGGAACCCGTTCGGCATCGTGGACCCCGACGGGACGCTCGCGGGGCCGTTCAACGCCATGTTGCTCACCCCACCGGTCGGCGACGCGCTGCAGCGGCTCGGCGCGGCGCTGCGCCACGGCGGAGAACTGTCCGACCGGGCCCGGGAACTGGCCATCCTGATGGTCGCCGCTTCGCGGGAGAGCGGATACGAGCAGTTCGCCCACGAGCATGTCGGCCGGCAACTCGGGTTGACGGACGACGAGATCACCGCGCTGCGCGAGGGCCGGGAGCCGGAACTCGCCGATCCCGAGGAGCGGGCGATCGTCGCGACCACCCGTCGGCTGGTCGACAATGGCAAGCTCACCGACGAGGACTACGCCGACGCCGTCTCGAAGCTCGGCGCGGCGAAGCTGTTCGAGCTGTCCACTGTGGTCGGCTACTACCAGCTCATCGCGATGCAGCTGCACGTCTTCGGCGTCGAGCGGCCACAGTGA